One Alkaliphilus sp. B6464 genomic window carries:
- the rplD gene encoding 50S ribosomal protein L4 has protein sequence MPKVAIYNISGQQVSEIELNDSVFGVEVNEHAMYEVVKNQLANKRQGTQSAKTRAEVRGGGRKPWKQKGTGRARVGSIRSPLWVGGGTVFAPKPRDYSYTIPKKVRRLAMKSALTSKVNSNELIVLDELSLKTPKTKEMVNILKNLNVDKKALIVMSEKSEAVIKSAQNIPGVQTALVNTINVYDILKYDKFIITKDAVQKVEEVYA, from the coding sequence ATGCCTAAAGTAGCTATATATAACATTTCAGGACAACAAGTTAGCGAAATTGAATTAAATGACAGTGTGTTCGGAGTAGAAGTAAATGAACATGCAATGTACGAGGTTGTAAAAAACCAACTAGCAAATAAAAGACAAGGAACACAATCAGCAAAGACAAGAGCTGAGGTAAGAGGTGGCGGTAGAAAACCTTGGAAACAAAAAGGAACAGGTAGAGCTCGTGTAGGAAGTATCCGTTCACCATTATGGGTTGGCGGAGGTACTGTATTTGCACCAAAGCCAAGAGATTACAGCTACACAATACCAAAGAAAGTAAGAAGATTAGCAATGAAATCTGCACTTACTTCAAAGGTAAACAGCAATGAATTAATAGTATTAGATGAATTAAGCTTAAAGACTCCAAAAACAAAGGAAATGGTAAACATCCTTAAAAACTTAAATGTGGATAAGAAAGCTCTTATCGTAATGAGCGAAAAGAGTGAGGCTGTTATCAAATCGGCTCAAAATATTCCTGGAGTACAAACAGCATTAGTTAACACAATAAACGTGTATGATATCTTAAAATATGACAAGTTCATTATTACAAAGGATGCTGTTCAAAAAGTGGAGGAGGTGTACGCATAA
- the rpsL gene encoding 30S ribosomal protein S12 → MPTISQLVRKGRKQEEYKSTAPALQKGMNSLRKRTTDLSSPQKRGVCTAVKTVTPKKPNSALRKVARVRLTNGIEVTAYIPGIGHNLQEHSVVLIRGGRVKDLPGVRYHIVRGALDTAGVANRMQSRSKYGAKKPKAAKK, encoded by the coding sequence ATGCCAACAATTAGCCAGTTAGTACGTAAGGGAAGAAAGCAAGAAGAGTACAAATCAACAGCCCCAGCGCTGCAAAAAGGAATGAACTCCTTAAGAAAAAGAACAACTGACTTAAGTTCACCACAAAAAAGAGGAGTTTGTACTGCTGTTAAAACTGTTACTCCTAAAAAACCTAACTCAGCCCTAAGAAAGGTAGCGAGGGTTAGATTAACAAATGGTATTGAAGTAACAGCTTACATCCCGGGTATTGGTCATAACCTACAAGAACACAGTGTTGTTCTAATTAGAGGTGGAAGAGTAAAAGACTTACCAGGGGTTAGATACCATATTGTTAGAGGTGCATTAGATACAGCAGGAGTTGCTAACAGAATGCAATCAAGATCTAAATATGGTGCTAAGAAACCTAAAGCAGCTAAGAAGTAA
- the rplX gene encoding 50S ribosomal protein L24, translating to MHVKKGDTVVVITGKDKGKKGKVLQVLPKKNRVIVEGVNMVTKHQKPNQQMQQGGIIHQEAAVNASNVMLWDKKANQGVRVGYKFLANGEKVRVSKKTGEVID from the coding sequence GTGCACGTTAAGAAGGGCGATACAGTAGTAGTTATAACTGGAAAAGATAAAGGCAAAAAAGGAAAAGTACTTCAAGTACTACCAAAGAAAAATAGAGTAATTGTTGAAGGGGTAAATATGGTAACTAAGCACCAAAAACCAAATCAACAAATGCAACAAGGTGGAATAATCCATCAAGAAGCAGCAGTTAATGCATCAAATGTAATGCTTTGGGATAAAAAAGCTAACCAAGGTGTTAGAGTAGGATATAAATTTTTAGCTAACGGTGAGAAAGTAAGAGTAAGTAAAAAGACCGGCGAAGTAATCGACTAA
- the rpsQ gene encoding 30S ribosomal protein S17 codes for MERNLRKTRVGRVVSDKMEKTIVVLVEDFVRHPLYGKAVKRTKKFKAHDEMNECGIGDRVRIMETKPLSKDKRWRLVKIVEKAK; via the coding sequence GTGGAAAGAAATTTAAGAAAAACAAGAGTAGGTCGAGTTGTAAGCGACAAAATGGAAAAAACAATTGTTGTTTTAGTTGAAGATTTTGTTCGACATCCATTGTACGGAAAAGCCGTTAAAAGAACAAAAAAGTTCAAGGCTCATGATGAAATGAATGAGTGTGGAATTGGTGATCGTGTAAGAATTATGGAAACTAAGCCATTATCTAAGGATAAAAGATGGAGATTAGTTAAAATTGTAGAAAAAGCTAAGTAG
- the rpsS gene encoding 30S ribosomal protein S19, whose amino-acid sequence MSRSLKKGPFVHQGLLKKIEEMNDKSEKKVIKTWSRASTIFPQMIGHTIAVHDGRKHVPVYVTEDMVGHKLGEFALTRTYRGHDDNEKTTKRK is encoded by the coding sequence ATGAGCAGATCGCTTAAAAAAGGACCTTTTGTTCACCAAGGACTTCTTAAGAAAATAGAAGAGATGAACGATAAGAGCGAAAAAAAGGTAATTAAGACATGGTCTAGGGCGTCCACAATTTTCCCACAAATGATCGGTCATACAATTGCTGTTCATGACGGAAGAAAACACGTTCCAGTATATGTTACTGAAGATATGGTAGGTCATAAGCTTGGAGAGTTCGCTCTAACAAGAACTTATAGAGGCCATGATGATAACGAAAAAACAACTAAGAGAAAATAA
- a CDS encoding ribosomal L7Ae/L30e/S12e/Gadd45 family protein codes for MLENLEVQNKIVGIKQSTKALNQDKVKVLFVAEDADNHLLQHMKQIAKEKNVEVVHVDSMKKLGKACGIDVGAAVAAILK; via the coding sequence ATGTTAGAAAATTTAGAAGTCCAAAACAAGATTGTTGGAATTAAACAATCCACTAAAGCATTAAACCAAGATAAAGTAAAAGTTTTATTTGTTGCAGAGGATGCAGATAATCATTTACTACAACATATGAAGCAGATTGCAAAGGAAAAAAATGTCGAAGTGGTTCATGTTGATTCTATGAAAAAACTAGGGAAAGCCTGCGGTATTGATGTAGGTGCAGCTGTTGCTGCAATTTTAAAGTAA
- the rplC gene encoding 50S ribosomal protein L3: MKGLIGRKIGMTQIFDEIGLVIPVTVIEIESNVVTQVKTIEKDGYNALQVGHGDVREKNINKPQKGHLDKAGVGPKRTLQEFRVESTEGFTAGQELKADLFKVGDKVDVSGVSKGKGFQGTIKRHNQSRGPMSHGSRYHRGPGSMGAASYPARVFKGKKLPGHMGSENVTIQNLEVVKVDVERNLLIVKGAVPGPKKGLITINESIKQGK; this comes from the coding sequence ATGAAAGGTTTAATAGGAAGAAAAATTGGGATGACACAAATATTTGATGAAATCGGTCTTGTTATTCCAGTAACAGTAATTGAAATTGAATCAAACGTTGTAACACAAGTAAAAACTATTGAAAAAGATGGCTACAATGCTCTTCAAGTTGGACATGGGGATGTTAGAGAAAAAAATATTAACAAACCACAAAAAGGTCATCTTGATAAAGCAGGGGTAGGTCCAAAGAGAACTCTACAAGAATTTAGAGTAGAAAGTACTGAAGGATTTACTGCTGGTCAAGAGTTAAAAGCGGATCTTTTTAAGGTAGGAGATAAGGTTGATGTTTCTGGAGTATCTAAAGGTAAAGGATTCCAAGGTACTATTAAGAGACATAACCAAAGTAGAGGACCTATGAGTCATGGTTCTAGATACCATAGAGGACCAGGATCAATGGGAGCAGCATCATACCCAGCAAGAGTATTTAAAGGTAAAAAACTTCCAGGGCATATGGGTAGTGAAAATGTAACAATTCAAAATCTTGAAGTTGTTAAAGTAGATGTTGAGAGAAATCTGTTAATTGTAAAAGGTGCGGTGCCAGGTCCAAAGAAAGGCCTAATAACAATTAACGAAAGTATAAAGCAAGGTAAATAA
- the rplN gene encoding 50S ribosomal protein L14, with product MIQQESRLKVADNSGAKELLCIRVLGGTRRRYANIGDVIVCSVKSATPGGVVKKGQVVKAVVVRTKSTTRRKDGSYIKFDENAAVVIKDDKQPTGTRIFGPVARELRDKNFMKIVSLAPEVL from the coding sequence ATGATACAACAAGAATCACGTCTTAAAGTTGCTGATAACTCTGGAGCAAAGGAATTACTTTGTATTCGTGTATTAGGTGGAACAAGAAGAAGATACGCTAATATTGGTGATGTAATCGTTTGTTCGGTTAAAAGTGCAACACCAGGCGGAGTTGTTAAAAAAGGACAAGTCGTTAAAGCTGTAGTAGTAAGAACTAAGAGCACTACAAGAAGAAAAGATGGAAGCTATATTAAGTTCGATGAAAATGCTGCGGTTGTAATCAAAGATGATAAACAACCTACAGGAACACGTATATTTGGACCAGTAGCAAGAGAACTTAGAGATAAAAACTTTATGAAAATAGTATCATTAGCTCCGGAAGTACTATAG
- the tuf gene encoding elongation factor Tu: MAKAKFDRSKPHVNIGTIGHVDHGKTTLTAAITNTLNVRYGTGAAVAFDKIDKAPEERERGITISTSHVEYETPNRHYAHVDCPGHADYVKNMITGAAQMDGAILVCSAADGPMPQTREHILLSRQVGVPYIVVFLNKCDMVDDEELLELVEMEVRDLLNEYEFPGDDTPIVRGSALQALNNPEGPWGDKIVELFEQIDTYVPEPVRATDKTFLMPVEDVFSITGRGTVATGRVERGVIKVQDEVELVGIAEESRKVVVTGVEMFRKLLDQAQAGDNVGLLLRGIQRTEIQRGQVLCKPGTIKPHTKFKAEVYVLKKEEGGRHTPFFDGYRPQFYFRTTDVTGSTKLPEGMEMVMPGDNVTMEIELIHPIAIEEGLRFAIREGGRTVGSGVVASIIE, encoded by the coding sequence ATGGCAAAGGCAAAATTTGATAGAAGTAAACCACATGTTAATATTGGAACAATTGGACACGTTGACCATGGTAAAACAACATTAACAGCAGCGATCACAAATACATTAAATGTAAGATACGGAACAGGTGCAGCTGTAGCGTTTGATAAAATTGACAAGGCACCAGAAGAAAGAGAAAGAGGAATCACAATATCTACATCACACGTAGAGTACGAAACACCAAACAGACACTACGCACACGTAGACTGTCCAGGTCACGCTGACTATGTAAAGAACATGATTACAGGAGCAGCACAAATGGATGGAGCGATCTTAGTATGTTCAGCAGCGGATGGTCCAATGCCACAAACAAGAGAGCACATTCTATTATCAAGACAGGTAGGGGTACCATACATCGTAGTATTCTTAAACAAATGTGATATGGTAGATGACGAAGAGTTATTAGAACTAGTAGAAATGGAAGTAAGAGACTTACTTAACGAATACGAATTCCCAGGAGATGATACACCAATCGTCAGAGGATCAGCACTACAAGCATTAAACAATCCAGAAGGACCATGGGGAGATAAGATCGTAGAATTATTCGAGCAAATCGACACATACGTTCCAGAACCAGTAAGAGCAACAGACAAAACATTCCTAATGCCAGTAGAGGACGTATTCTCAATTACAGGTAGAGGAACAGTAGCAACAGGAAGAGTAGAAAGAGGAGTAATAAAAGTACAAGACGAAGTAGAACTTGTGGGAATTGCAGAAGAATCAAGAAAAGTAGTAGTAACAGGAGTAGAGATGTTCAGAAAGTTATTAGACCAAGCACAAGCTGGAGATAACGTAGGATTACTATTAAGAGGAATCCAAAGAACAGAGATTCAAAGAGGACAAGTATTATGTAAACCAGGAACAATTAAGCCACACACAAAGTTCAAAGCAGAAGTATACGTATTAAAGAAAGAAGAAGGTGGAAGACATACACCATTCTTTGATGGATACAGACCACAATTCTACTTTAGAACAACAGACGTAACAGGATCAACAAAATTACCAGAAGGAATGGAAATGGTAATGCCAGGAGATAACGTTACAATGGAAATTGAATTAATTCACCCAATCGCTATTGAAGAAGGACTAAGATTTGCTATTCGTGAAGGTGGAAGAACAGTTGGATCTGGAGTAGTTGCTTCTATTATAGAATAA
- the rpsG gene encoding 30S ribosomal protein S7 — protein MPRKGNVPKREVLPDPLYGSKVISKLINAIMLDGKKGIAQKIVYDALELVHERTGEDALEVFEKAMNNIMPVLEVKARRVGGSNYQVPIEVRPERRQTLGLRWLVNYTRARGEKGMVERLAKEIIDASNSTGATVKKKEDTHKMAEANKAFAHYRW, from the coding sequence GTGCCAAGAAAAGGAAATGTACCTAAAAGAGAAGTATTACCTGATCCATTATACGGTAGCAAGGTGATATCAAAATTAATCAATGCTATTATGCTAGATGGTAAAAAGGGTATTGCACAAAAAATCGTTTACGATGCTCTAGAGCTAGTACACGAAAGAACAGGTGAAGATGCACTGGAAGTATTTGAAAAGGCTATGAACAACATTATGCCTGTACTAGAAGTTAAGGCTAGACGTGTTGGAGGATCCAACTATCAAGTACCAATAGAAGTAAGACCTGAGAGAAGACAAACATTAGGACTTAGATGGTTAGTAAACTATACTAGAGCTAGAGGCGAAAAAGGTATGGTTGAGAGACTAGCTAAGGAAATTATAGATGCATCTAATAGTACTGGTGCAACTGTTAAAAAGAAAGAAGATACACACAAAATGGCAGAAGCTAACAAGGCCTTTGCACACTACAGATGGTAA
- the rpmC gene encoding 50S ribosomal protein L29: protein MKTKEMRDMTNVELDQRLTELKGELFNLRFQLATGQLENPLRIRNVRKDIARIKTIIRENELKQARA, encoded by the coding sequence ATGAAAACTAAAGAAATGAGAGATATGACTAATGTTGAATTAGATCAAAGGCTGACAGAATTAAAAGGTGAATTATTTAATTTACGTTTTCAATTAGCAACAGGCCAGCTTGAAAACCCTTTGAGAATTAGAAATGTTCGTAAGGATATTGCTAGAATTAAAACAATCATTAGGGAAAATGAATTAAAGCAGGCAAGAGCGTAA
- the rplV gene encoding 50S ribosomal protein L22 — protein MEARAIVRYVRIAPRKAQQVVDLVRGKKVDEALAILKYTPKAAAPIVEKLVKSAIANAENNNNMDIDRLYISEIYANQGPTMKRFRPRAMGRATTIRKRTSHIEVVLKEK, from the coding sequence GTGGAAGCAAGAGCAATCGTTAGATACGTAAGAATCGCTCCTAGAAAGGCACAACAAGTAGTTGACCTTGTAAGAGGTAAAAAGGTTGATGAAGCATTAGCAATTTTGAAGTATACTCCAAAGGCAGCAGCTCCAATCGTTGAGAAGTTAGTAAAGTCTGCTATCGCCAATGCTGAAAACAATAATAACATGGACATAGATCGTTTGTATATTTCTGAGATATATGCAAATCAAGGACCGACAATGAAGAGATTCAGACCAAGAGCTATGGGTCGTGCAACAACTATTAGAAAAAGAACTAGTCACATCGAGGTTGTATTGAAGGAAAAATAA
- the rplW gene encoding 50S ribosomal protein L23, with the protein MTNPHDIILKPVITENSMDDMANKKYTFVVSKKANKIEVKQAVEKIFGVKVEKVNTMNMIGKVKRMGAKEGKRADWKKAIVTLTPESKEIEFFEGM; encoded by the coding sequence ATGACAAATCCACATGATATTATTTTAAAGCCTGTAATTACTGAAAACAGTATGGACGATATGGCTAATAAAAAGTATACATTTGTTGTTAGCAAAAAAGCTAATAAAATCGAAGTTAAACAAGCAGTTGAAAAAATCTTCGGTGTAAAAGTGGAAAAAGTAAACACCATGAATATGATTGGTAAAGTAAAAAGAATGGGCGCGAAAGAAGGAAAACGTGCTGACTGGAAAAAGGCTATTGTAACATTAACACCAGAGAGTAAAGAAATTGAATTCTTCGAAGGTATGTAA
- the rpsJ gene encoding 30S ribosomal protein S10 produces MAKGNQKIRIRLKAYDHKALDQSAEKIVETAKRSGAEVSGPVPLPTEKQVITILRAVHKYKDSREQFEMRTHKRLIDILNPTPKTVDSLMRLDLPAGVDIEIKL; encoded by the coding sequence ATGGCTAAAGGCAATCAGAAAATCAGAATCAGATTAAAAGCATATGATCACAAAGCATTAGATCAATCTGCTGAAAAAATTGTTGAAACAGCTAAAAGAAGTGGAGCAGAGGTATCCGGTCCAGTACCATTACCAACTGAAAAACAAGTTATCACTATTCTAAGAGCTGTTCACAAGTACAAAGATTCTAGAGAACAGTTTGAAATGAGAACACATAAGAGATTAATTGATATCTTAAACCCAACTCCAAAAACTGTTGATTCATTAATGAGATTAGATTTACCAGCAGGAGTTGACATTGAAATTAAGTTATAA
- the rpsC gene encoding 30S ribosomal protein S3, whose translation MGQKVNPHGLRVGVIKDWDTKWYANKRDFGDLLVEDNNIRKFVKKKLFLSGIAKIEIERAANNRVKINVHTAKPGMVIGKGGQGVEDLRKDIEKLTKKSVAVNVVEVKRPETDAQLVAENIAFQLERRVSFRRAMKQAMQRAIKSGAKGIKVSTSGRLGGAEMARTEGYNQGNVPLHTLRADIDYGFAEADTTYGKLGVKVWIYKGEVLPTKGKVASMDNNQEKQENNDKNTRGRRREAK comes from the coding sequence ATGGGTCAAAAAGTAAATCCACATGGATTGCGTGTTGGTGTCATTAAGGACTGGGATACAAAATGGTATGCCAACAAAAGAGACTTCGGAGATCTTCTTGTAGAAGATAATAACATTCGTAAATTTGTTAAGAAAAAGCTTTTCTTATCTGGAATTGCTAAGATTGAAATAGAAAGAGCAGCTAATAATAGAGTTAAAATAAACGTTCACACAGCTAAACCAGGAATGGTTATAGGTAAGGGTGGCCAAGGCGTTGAAGATTTAAGAAAAGATATCGAAAAATTAACTAAAAAGAGCGTTGCTGTAAACGTGGTAGAAGTAAAACGCCCAGAAACAGATGCACAATTAGTGGCAGAAAACATTGCTTTCCAACTTGAAAGAAGGGTTTCATTTAGAAGAGCAATGAAGCAAGCTATGCAAAGAGCAATTAAATCTGGTGCAAAAGGTATTAAAGTATCCACATCAGGTAGACTTGGTGGAGCTGAGATGGCGCGTACAGAAGGATATAATCAAGGAAATGTACCACTACACACATTAAGAGCAGATATCGATTATGGATTTGCAGAAGCCGATACTACTTATGGTAAATTAGGAGTAAAGGTTTGGATATACAAAGGAGAAGTACTTCCTACTAAAGGAAAAGTAGCTTCTATGGATAATAATCAAGAAAAACAAGAGAATAATGATAAAAATACAAGAGGTAGAAGAAGAGAAGCGAAATAA
- the fusA gene encoding elongation factor G, which translates to MLSVEGSQATDLHERRITVPRQTSLENTRNIGIMAHIDAGKTTTTERILFYAGKIRKVAETHEGGAQMDWMEQEKERGITITSAATTCHWKDHKINVIDTPGHVDFTVEVERSLRVLDGSVAVFCAKGGVEPQSETVWRQADKYRVPRMAFINKMDILGADFFQAVGMMKDRLGTNAVPCQLPIGKEDTFKGIVDLVKMNAVMYLDDLGQQMEIVEIPEDMKELAAEYREKLVEAVSETDEELMMKYLEGEELTEEEIVNGLRRGTINVQFTPVFCGSSYKNKGVQLLLDAVVAYMPSPLDIPAIKGICGDTEEEVERHSDDSEPFSALAFKIMADPYVGKLAFFRVYSGTIESGSYVLNSTKGKKERIGRILQMHANTREEISTVYAGDIAAAVGLKDTTTGDTLCDPDSVVILESMVFPEPVIHVAVEPKTKAGQEKMGVALQKLAEEDPTFKTYTDEETGQTIIAGMGELHLEIIVDRMLREFKVEANVGKPQVAYKETITQAVEVDSKYSRQSGGRGQYGHVKLRVTPQEPGVGYEFVNSVVGGSIPREYIPAVDAGIQGAMKSGVLGGYEVVDVKVELYDGSYHEVDSSEMAFKIAGSMGFKDAMRKGKAVLLEPYMKVEVTTPEDYMGEVIGDLNSRRGKIEGMDARSNGTQVIRSYVPLSEMFGYATDLRSKTQGRATYSMHFDHYEAVPASIAEKVTASK; encoded by the coding sequence ATGCTATCTGTAGAAGGGTCACAAGCTACAGATTTGCATGAGAGGAGGATTACTGTGCCAAGGCAAACTTCACTTGAGAATACAAGAAATATTGGCATAATGGCGCATATTGACGCCGGGAAAACAACAACAACCGAAAGAATTTTGTTCTATGCCGGAAAAATCCGTAAAGTTGCTGAAACTCATGAGGGTGGAGCACAAATGGACTGGATGGAACAAGAAAAAGAAAGAGGTATCACTATTACTTCAGCGGCTACAACATGTCACTGGAAAGATCATAAAATAAATGTTATTGACACACCAGGTCACGTGGACTTTACTGTAGAAGTAGAACGTTCACTAAGAGTGCTTGATGGATCTGTAGCAGTATTTTGTGCTAAAGGTGGAGTAGAACCTCAATCTGAAACTGTTTGGAGACAAGCAGACAAATATAGAGTACCAAGAATGGCATTTATTAATAAAATGGATATTTTAGGTGCTGACTTCTTCCAAGCTGTAGGCATGATGAAGGATAGATTAGGGACTAATGCAGTTCCTTGTCAATTACCTATAGGTAAAGAAGATACTTTTAAAGGAATAGTTGACTTAGTTAAAATGAATGCAGTAATGTATTTAGATGATTTAGGACAACAAATGGAAATTGTAGAGATTCCTGAAGATATGAAGGAATTAGCTGCTGAATATAGAGAAAAATTAGTTGAGGCAGTATCTGAAACTGACGAAGAACTGATGATGAAATATTTAGAAGGTGAAGAGTTAACTGAAGAAGAAATCGTTAATGGACTAAGAAGAGGTACAATTAACGTTCAATTTACTCCGGTTTTCTGTGGATCATCCTATAAAAACAAAGGTGTACAATTACTTCTTGATGCTGTAGTAGCATATATGCCATCACCATTAGATATTCCAGCAATTAAAGGTATTTGTGGAGATACAGAAGAAGAAGTTGAAAGACATTCAGACGATAGCGAACCATTCTCAGCTTTAGCATTTAAAATTATGGCTGACCCTTATGTAGGAAAACTAGCTTTCTTCAGAGTTTACTCTGGAACAATTGAATCTGGTTCCTATGTTTTAAACTCAACAAAGGGTAAGAAAGAGAGAATTGGACGTATTCTTCAAATGCATGCTAATACAAGAGAAGAAATATCAACTGTTTATGCTGGAGATATTGCAGCTGCTGTAGGTCTTAAAGATACAACTACAGGAGATACACTATGTGATCCTGATAGTGTTGTTATTCTAGAATCTATGGTTTTCCCAGAACCAGTTATCCATGTTGCTGTTGAACCAAAAACAAAAGCTGGCCAAGAAAAAATGGGTGTTGCTCTACAAAAGCTTGCAGAAGAGGACCCAACATTTAAAACTTATACAGATGAAGAAACAGGTCAAACAATTATTGCAGGTATGGGTGAACTTCACTTAGAAATCATCGTAGATAGAATGCTAAGAGAGTTTAAAGTTGAAGCAAATGTTGGTAAACCACAAGTTGCATACAAGGAAACAATTACACAGGCTGTTGAAGTTGACTCTAAGTACTCTCGTCAATCTGGTGGTCGTGGACAATATGGTCACGTTAAACTAAGAGTAACACCTCAAGAACCTGGTGTAGGATATGAATTTGTTAACAGTGTTGTTGGTGGATCTATTCCAAGAGAATATATCCCAGCTGTTGATGCTGGTATTCAAGGAGCTATGAAGAGTGGTGTTCTTGGAGGATATGAAGTTGTTGACGTTAAGGTTGAACTTTATGATGGTTCTTACCATGAAGTTGACTCTTCTGAAATGGCCTTTAAAATTGCAGGTTCTATGGGCTTTAAAGATGCTATGAGAAAAGGAAAAGCAGTGCTTCTTGAACCATATATGAAGGTTGAAGTTACAACACCTGAAGATTATATGGGAGAAGTTATTGGTGACCTTAACTCAAGACGTGGTAAGATTGAAGGTATGGATGCAAGATCAAATGGTACTCAAGTTATTAGATCATATGTACCTCTATCAGAAATGTTTGGTTATGCAACTGATCTTCGTTCTAAAACACAAGGACGTGCAACTTATTCAATGCACTTTGATCATTACGAAGCAGTACCAGCAAGTATTGCTGAAAAAGTTACTGCTAGTAAGTAG
- the rplB gene encoding 50S ribosomal protein L2, with translation MSIKKLKPTSPARRQMTVSTFEEITRVEPEKSLLEPIKKSGGRNSYGRITVRHRGGGARRHYRIIDFKRNKDGIPAKVATIEYDPNRSANIALLHYVDGEKRYIIAPQGLKVGDMLESGPNADIKIGNALPLQNMPVGTVIHNIEMKPGKGGQLVRSAGNSAQLMAKEGKHALVRLPSSEVRYLPVNCKATIGQVGNQEHENITIGKAGRKRNMGIRPTVRGSAMNPNDHPHGGGEGRSPIGRPAPVTPWGKPALGYKTRDKKKASDKMIVSRRKK, from the coding sequence ATGTCTATTAAGAAGTTAAAACCTACTTCACCTGCGAGAAGACAAATGACTGTTTCTACTTTTGAAGAAATAACTAGAGTTGAACCAGAAAAGTCATTATTAGAACCTATTAAAAAAAGCGGTGGTAGAAACTCATACGGTAGAATTACTGTGCGTCATAGAGGTGGCGGAGCAAGAAGACATTATAGAATTATTGACTTTAAGAGAAATAAAGATGGTATACCTGCAAAGGTTGCAACAATTGAGTATGACCCAAATAGAAGTGCCAATATAGCATTATTACACTATGTTGATGGTGAGAAAAGATATATTATAGCTCCACAAGGATTAAAAGTTGGGGATATGTTAGAATCTGGACCAAACGCAGATATTAAGATTGGTAATGCACTACCACTTCAAAATATGCCTGTTGGTACAGTTATACACAATATCGAAATGAAGCCTGGAAAAGGTGGTCAGCTTGTTAGATCAGCTGGAAACTCAGCGCAGCTAATGGCTAAAGAAGGCAAACATGCTCTAGTAAGACTACCATCTAGTGAAGTAAGATATCTTCCAGTAAATTGTAAAGCAACAATTGGTCAAGTTGGTAACCAAGAGCATGAAAATATTACAATCGGAAAAGCAGGTAGAAAAAGAAATATGGGTATTAGACCTACAGTTAGAGGATCTGCAATGAACCCTAATGACCATCCACACGGTGGTGGAGAAGGTAGATCACCTATTGGACGACCAGCTCCTGTTACACCATGGGGTAAACCTGCACTTGGATACAAAACTCGTGATAAGAAAAAAGCTTCAGATAAGATGATTGTATCAAGAAGAAAGAAATAG
- the rplP gene encoding 50S ribosomal protein L16, which translates to MLMPKRVKRRRVHRGKMRGQAHKGNTVSYGDFGLMAMEPAWITSNQIEAARIAMTRYIKRGGKVWIKIFPHKPVTKKPAETRMGAGKGSPEYWVAVVKPGRIMFELSGVSEERAREAMRLAAHKLPIKCKFVTREDQEVKGGEANEN; encoded by the coding sequence ATGTTAATGCCTAAAAGAGTTAAACGTAGAAGAGTGCATAGAGGAAAAATGAGAGGTCAAGCCCACAAAGGGAACACTGTTTCCTATGGTGACTTCGGCTTAATGGCAATGGAGCCTGCATGGATTACTTCAAATCAAATTGAAGCAGCGCGTATTGCGATGACAAGATATATTAAAAGAGGGGGTAAAGTTTGGATTAAAATTTTCCCTCACAAACCTGTTACTAAGAAACCAGCTGAAACTCGTATGGGTGCCGGAAAAGGTTCACCAGAATATTGGGTAGCAGTTGTAAAACCGGGAAGAATTATGTTCGAACTTTCAGGTGTTTCTGAAGAAAGAGCGAGAGAAGCTATGAGACTTGCTGCACATAAGCTCCCAATTAAATGTAAGTTTGTAACACGTGAAGATCAAGAAGTAAAGGGTGGTGAAGCTAATGAAAACTAA